The following are encoded together in the Acipenser ruthenus chromosome 24, fAciRut3.2 maternal haplotype, whole genome shotgun sequence genome:
- the LOC117429806 gene encoding uncharacterized protein LOC117429806 isoform X1, whose product MSTRRKSSAHTPVGELVRKSIGRTPLKDLQNGMNFAVQSSSVLPPAFSNLNTKEGGVGCRFNSEENPNCPVTDNEAKNVLGFKSPFLPLRKAERENKIVMALDCQKENEERLSTRDNAVNSLTAVQPGVPVTPHRGNKPSLEKQPAHFSGENTESPENLGDLEEASVEACDLPDMREEAQICDQELTDTLEQVDKETTCCPIPLKEDTLKDTSFLEESIINSIEVLFQTPQTMKTANTEISVMDPQHSNSSVCEPSLNHEEKAGIFSGAISTVPIADPSAQQNIETRSSLVVLTDSGTLTSPQERCDAETNTSSFLAVPVPEICVSLYENTMEDQEQHPICTRPSRQIDAEFSPQGTQVIEPCSSLIVDREEDAPLNSSVSAQDLCRLEEKEQDFASSFSEGECPIGAADGSCFVNRPCSADAVEAVLGTPVLSASPTPAENEQRSLACGPESLAAPLADEQSHVSSTDEGTSKAHHPAGLEGEEQQEDEIAAEALASELNTTLQLSIKTEESLESCAGESRSLSQGTSGFYSSPNSEAEGGNIQKSFVNDLFSSPSERAPVLSKSLQLAGCPLLLSAKRGVQKQGNTEDISLADLKEVGSSTVGSEPVAELLPAPNVASTPSSPVTGSDSESLRRGKRKLESPGACSLAKLQLTCRSKGIDSPVPQLQMNSTVDASPKTQIDWDISLLTAASSEELCAEGETPDKLSAAEELGALQKKVEVSKASPVLRTDGRRFGSSQTAARALKQLLLMMETEMTMNTSHEVGTCVTPVERATATTWITPVTLHERGANTSGVFERKREVSVNESGTNTDSLLWNLPRDTLSSAPRQELEKRLESALIVAEVLSQQLIASRESQSKAASVGPSEQRDRLVQTDHTEFSQVEQQYRKLYTKAVDRIQSLELEHEERLHLHRRMSEVRSEMNRNFTDVNDTLSVINEICTIASEDKKAMTKQMVQMKELHSRNMKMLKKMKEATQESVQERDAMQRRMEGALKAQQAACCVTEALRSRSTARIRELELDGDGYQALCKALKPAYQEQISLKREYVESVQTAEELYVAVKEDQSKLKLQLREARGILQQNRQVLSALHERAQDAMSQWEAMRLEVEDAVLQKEQIQGELTQANSELEDARNTIGDLNVHNAIFNSEVKVLRERLSNVEQEHDQLQHRNENLSIQLSSAEASQALLQQAFAAETEKVQVSWEKNQELTEILNHMERVLGDTQQENTDLKARLEECETQLTLLQGLQQKQTQKLQHMQELQKQVSSMKDLNEFIQQENQLSREQVAETEVLLKSHLHALRERNLECEDLRETLSLLRIEKENLQEELDSTKAKARTMMLDMGKEINTASSEITLLQERLKNLMSYLQAALEGQKPGSPVKQSAPKLCAQTPYRAAGASFVGSVLVAIAGEEANDPSRTDTGRADSEEQKPDGLGSGNSAFTRVVPTTPKKIQETEQGGLLERLEGLGETVTELFSTISQLREAKESEEKELRQNNADLQSQLHALTLKQASEVSDLKEEIEGLQTKIELQNQALKRKAEKEKELEKLCEEYEASRQLFHSQRSETVSLRREMAELQHSLQMAETEALALREELSKRQTETGQGDSWVEEKILLRKEVRKLTERLLEAEDGKSKLLSRAIRHRAVFEENLRKSDQELKGLDEMIEAVRRTLSSIPNVVANCEELKNLQTYLG is encoded by the exons ATGTCGACGCGGAGAAAATCCTCAGCTCATACT CCCGTGGGTGAATTGGTTAGGAAGTCAATTGGAAGGACTCCGCTGAAAGATCTGCAGAATGGGATGAATTTTGCAGTACAGAGTTCCTCTGTATTACCTCCAGCATTCAGCAACCTGAACACAAAG GAGGGCGGAGTTGGTTGCCGTTTTAATTCTGAAGAAAACCCAAACTGCCCAGTTACTGACAACGAGGCCAAAAACGTTCTGGGTTTTAAATCTCCTTTCCTGCCCTTGAGAAAAGCAGAACGAGAGAATAAAATAGTCATGGCTTTAGATTGTCAGAAAGAAAATGAAGAACGGTTGTCCACTAGAGACAATGCTGTGAATTCCCTTACAGCTGTACAGCCAGGTGTGCCTGTAACTCCCCATCGCGGTAACAAACCCTCACTAGAAAAACAGCCTGCCCACTTCTCTGGTGAAAATACAGAAAGCCCTGAAAATCTGGGGGACCTTGAAGAGGCGAGTGTAGAGGCGTGCGACCTACCTGACATGCGAGAAGAGGCCCAAATCTGTGATCAAGAGCTAACTGATACTCTGGAACAGGTGGACAAAGAGACTACCTGTTGTCCCATTCCTCTAAAGGAAGATACTTTGAAAGACACATCGTTCCTGGAGGAGAGCATAATCAATTCCATTGAGgttctgtttcagacccctcaaACTATGAAAACAGCCAATACTGAGATCAGTGTCATGGACCCTCAACACAGTAACAGCAGTGTTTGTGAACCTTCCTTAAACCACGAAGAGAAAGCCGGGATCTTTTCTGGTGCCATAAGCACCGTGCCCATTGCTGATCCTTCAGCCCAGCAGAATATCGAAACCCGCTCCAGTTTAGTGGTACTAACAGACAGTGGAACCCTAACTAGCCCACAGGAGAGATGTGATGCAGAAACAAACACGAGTTCCTTCTTGGCTGTTCCAGTTCCAGAAATATGTGTTAGTCTTTACGAAAATACAATGGAAGATCAAGAACAACATCCTATCTGCACTAGACCCAGCAGGCAAATAGATGCAGAGTTCAGTCCGCAGGGGACCCAGGTAATTGAGCCGTGTTCCAGTCTGATTGTGGATAGAGAGGAGGATGCTCCATTGAACTCTTCTGTTTCTGCACAAGATCTGTGTCGACTTGAAGAAAAAGAACAGGATTTTGCTTCAAGCTTTTCAGAAGGCGAGTGTCCAATAGGTGCTGCAGATGGCTCTTGCTTTGTAAACCGTCCCTGCTCGGCCGATGCTGTGGAAGCAGTTCTGGGAACACCTGTGTTGTCTGCAAGCCCAACTCCTGCAGAAAACGAACAGAGATCCTTAGCCTGCGGACCAGAGTCTTTGGCTGCTCCATTGGCTGATGAGCAGAGTCATGTGTCTTCAACAGATGAGGGGACCTCCAAAGCGCACCACCCTGCTGGCTTGGAAGGTGAAGAACAGCAAGAAGATGAAATTGCAGCTGAAGCACTTGCTTCTGAGCTAAACACAACTCTTCAGCTCTCAATCAAGACTGAAGAGTCCCTTGAAAGCTGTGCAGGTGAAAGCCGGTCGCTATCCCAAGGCACGTCAGGCTTCTATTCAAGCCCCAATTCAGAAGCAGAGGGTGGCAACATTCAGAAGTCTTTTGTAAATGATTTGTTTTCAAGCCCCTCAGAAAGGGCTCCTGTGCTAAGTAAATCTCTCCAGTTGGCTGGCTGTCCTCTCCTGCTGTCAGCCAAGCGAGGGGTTCAAAAACAAGGCAACACAGAAGATATTTCCCTAGCTGATTTAAAAGAAGTTGGGAGCAGCACTGTTGGCAGTGAACCAGTAGCTGAACTGCTTCCGGCTCCAAATGTTGCCTCCACCCCCTCCAGCCCAGTGACTGGGTCCGACTCTGAATCCTTACGAAGGGGGAAGAGGAAATTAGAAAGCCCTGGTGCGTGCAGTTTAGCCAAACTACAACTGACCTGCCGCTCAAAAGGTATCGACAGCCCAGTGCCCCAGCTGCAAATGAACTCCACTGTTGATGCAAGCCCCAAAACGCAGATTGACTGGGATATTAGTCTGTTAACCGCAGCTTCCTCAGAGGAGCTATGTGCAGAAGGGGAGACTCCTGATAAGCTGTCcgctgcagaagagctgggagCACTGCAGAAGAAAGTGGAGGTTTCCAAAGCGTCTCCCGTTCTCAGGACAGACGGGCGTCGCTTCGGCTCCTCTCAAACGGCAGCCAGGGCTCTGAAACAGCTTCTGCTGATGATGGAGACGGAGATGACGATGAACACTAGTCACGAGGTCGGGACCTGTGTCACTCCAGTGGAACGTGCCACTGCCACCACGTGGATCACCCCAGTGACCTTGCACGAGCGCGGCGCCAACACGTCCGGGGTGTTTGAAAGGAAGAGGGAGGTCTCTGTGAATGAAAGCGGCACCAACACAGATTCTCTACTGTGGAa CCTACCCAGGGATACTCTGAGCTCAGCCCCCAGGCAGGAACTGGAGAAGCGGCTGGAGTCGGCTCTCATTGTGGCGGAGGTGCTTTCCCAGCAGCTCATCGCATCAAGGGAATCCCAGAGCAAGGCAGCCAGCGTGGGGCCTTCTGAACAGAGGGATCGCCTCGTTCAGACTGACCACACAGAGTTCAGCCAG GTTGAACAGCAATACAGAAAGCTTTACACTAAAGCAGTGGATAGAATTCAATCCTTGGAACTGGAACATGAAGAAAGGCTTCATCTACACCGAAGAATGTCAGAAGTGCGGAGTGAGATG AATCGCAATTTCACAGACGTCAATGATACACTTTCAGTTATTAATGAAATCTGCACCATTGCCAGTGAGGACAAGAAAGCCATGACTAAACAG ATGGTTCAGATGAAGGAACTTCACAGCAGAAATATGAAGatgctgaaaaaaatgaaagaggCAACGCAGGAGAGTGTTCAGGAGAGGGATGCAATGCAGCGTAGAATGGAGGGTGCTCTCAAAGCCCAGCAAGCG GCCTGCTGTGTCACTGAGGCGCTGAGGTCCCGTTCCACTGCGCGAATAAGAGAACTAGAGCTGGATGGAGACGGCTATCAAGCCCTCTGCAAAGCCCTGAAGCCTGCCTACCAGGAGCAG atttctcTGAAGAGAGAATATGTGGAATCAGTTCAAACTGCAGAAGAGCTCTATGTGGCTGTGAAAGAAGATCAATCGAAGCTCAAACTACAG CTGAGAGAAGCCCGGGGTATCCTTCAGCAGAACCGTCAGGTTCTATCCGCTCTGCATGAGAGAGCACAGGACGCTATGAGTCAGTGGGAGGCCATGAGACTGGAAGTGGAGGATGCAGTCCTGCAGAAGGAACAG ATCCAGGGTGAACTCACGCAGGCAAACTCGGAACTTGAAGATGCCAGGAATACGATTGGAGACCTGAATGTGCACAACGCCATTTTCAATTCGG AGGTTAAAGTTCTCAGAGAGCGACTGAGCAACGTTGAGCAGGAACACGACCAGCTACAGCACAGGAATGAGAACCTGTCCATACAGCTGTCCTCCGCTGAAGCCTCACAGGCACTCCTGCAGCAAGCCTTCGCTGCAGAGACGGAAAA GGTTCAAGTGTCTTGGGAGAAGAACCAAGAGTTGACTGAGATCCTTAATCA CATGGAGAGGGTGCTGGGAGACACTCAGCAGGAGAATACCGACCTCAAGGCTAGACTGGAGGAGTGTGAAACACAGCTGACCCTCCTTCAGGGGCTTCAGCAAAAACAAACCCAGAAGCTCCAGCACATGCAGGAACTGCAGAAGCAGGTCTCGTCCATGAAGGATCTCAATGAG TTTATTCAGCAGGAGAACCAGCTGTCCCGTGAGCAGGTAGCAGAAACTGAGGTCCTGCTGAAATCTCACCTGCATGCTCTCCGGGAGCGCAACCTGGAATGTGAAGACTTAAGAGAAACTCTGTCTCTGCTGAG GATAGAAAAAGAGAACTTGCAAGAGGAACTGGACAGTACGAAGGCCAAGGCTCGCACCATGATGCTCGATATGGGAAAAGAGATCAACACGGCCTCCTCTGAAATCACTCTTCTGCAAGAGAGACTCAAGAACCTCATGAGCTATCTGCAGGCTGCACTGGAGGGGCAG AAACCTGGCTCCCCTGTAAAACAAAGCGCCCCCAAGCTGTGTGCACAAACTCCCTATCGGGCTGCTGGGGCTTCCTTTGTTGGCAGTGTATTGGTGGCCATTGCTGGAGAAGAAGCCAACGACCCCAGCCGCACTGACACAGGTAGGGCAG ATTCAGAAGAGCAAAAGCCGGATGGTCTGGGCAGTGGAAACAGTGCGTTTACTCGTGTTGTGCCGACTACTCCAAAGAAAATACAAG AAACTGAGCAGGGGGGtctgttggagagactggaaggTTTGGGAGAGACCGTGACTGAGCTCTTCTCCACCATATCCCAGCTCCGAGAAGCCAAGGAATCTGAGGAGAAGGAGCTCCGACAGAACAA CGCCGACCTACAGAGCCAGCTGCATGCTTTGACTCTCAAGCAGGCGTCTGAAGTGAGCGATCTGAAAGAGGAGATTGAAGGGCTGCAGACTAAAATAGAGCTTCAAAACCAGGCCCTGAAGCGCAAGGCTGAG aaagAGAAGGAGTTGGAGAAGCTTTGTGAGGAGTATGAAGCATCCAGACAGCTCTTTCACAGCCAGAGGTCGGAAACCGTG TCCCTGCGGAGAGAGATGGCTGAGTTGCAGCACTCCCTGCAGATGGCAGAGACCGAGGCCTTGGCCCTGAGAGAAGAGCTGTccaagagacagacagagactggACAGGGGGACAGCTGGGTGGAAGAGAAAATCCTGCTCCGCAAAGAG GTGAGGAAGCTGACGGAACGTCTGCTGGAAGCCGAGGACGGCAAAAGCAAGCTTTTATCACGAGCGATAAGACAC CGGGCTGTGTTTGAGGAGAACCTTCGTAAATCTGATCAGGAGCTGAAGGGTCTGGATGAGATGATCGAGGCTGTCCGAAGG acGCTGTCCTCGATACCGAATGTGGTAGCCAACTGTGAGGAGCTCAAGAACCTGCAAACGTATCTAGGGTGA
- the LOC117429806 gene encoding uncharacterized protein LOC117429806 isoform X2, producing the protein MSTRRKSSAHTPVGELVRKSIGRTPLKDLQNGMNFAVQSSSVLPPAFSNLNTKEGGVGCRFNSEENPNCPVTDNEAKNVLGFKSPFLPLRKAERENKIVMALDCQKENEERLSTRDNAVNSLTAVQPGVPVTPHRGNKPSLEKQPAHFSGENTESPENLGDLEEASVEACDLPDMREEAQICDQELTDTLEQVDKETTCCPIPLKEDTLKDTSFLEESIINSIEVLFQTPQTMKTANTEISVMDPQHSNSSVCEPSLNHEEKAGIFSGAISTVPIADPSAQQNIETRSSLVVLTDSGTLTSPQERCDAETNTSSFLAVPVPEICVSLYENTMEDQEQHPICTRPSRQIDAEFSPQGTQVIEPCSSLIVDREEDAPLNSSVSAQDLCRLEEKEQDFASSFSEGECPIGAADGSCFVNRPCSADAVEAVLGTPVLSASPTPAENEQRSLACGPESLAAPLADEQSHVSSTDEGTSKAHHPAGLEGEEQQEDEIAAEALASELNTTLQLSIKTEESLESCAGESRSLSQGTSGFYSSPNSEAEGGNIQKSFVNDLFSSPSERAPVLSKSLQLAGCPLLLSAKRGVQKQGNTEDISLADLKEVGSSTVGSEPVAELLPAPNVASTPSSPVTGSDSESLRRGKRKLESPGACSLAKLQLTCRSKGIDSPVPQLQMNSTVDASPKTQIDWDISLLTAASSEELCAEGETPDKLSAAEELGALQKKVEVSKASPVLRTDGRRFGSSQTAARALKQLLLMMETEMTMNTSHEVGTCVTPVERATATTWITPVTLHERGANTSGVFERKREVSVNESGTNTDSLLWNLPRDTLSSAPRQELEKRLESALIVAEVLSQQLIASRESQSKAASVGPSEQRDRLVQTDHTEFSQVEQQYRKLYTKAVDRIQSLELEHEERLHLHRRMSEVRSEMNRNFTDVNDTLSVINEICTIASEDKKAMTKQMVQMKELHSRNMKMLKKMKEATQESVQERDAMQRRMEGALKAQQAACCVTEALRSRSTARIRELELDGDGYQALCKALKPAYQEQISLKREYVESVQTAEELYVAVKEDQSKLKLQLREARGILQQNRQVLSALHERAQDAMSQWEAMRLEVEDAVLQKEQIQGELTQANSELEDARNTIGDLNVHNAIFNSEVKVLRERLSNVEQEHDQLQHRNENLSIQLSSAEASQALLQQAFAAETEKVQVSWEKNQELTEILNHMERVLGDTQQENTDLKARLEECETQLTLLQGLQQKQTQKLQHMQELQKQVSSMKDLNEFIQQENQLSREQVAETEVLLKSHLHALRERNLECEDLRETLSLLRIEKENLQEELDSTKAKARTMMLDMGKEINTASSEITLLQERLKNLMSYLQAALEGQKPGSPVKQSAPKLCAQTPYRAAGASFVGSVLVAIAGEEANDPSRTDTDSEEQKPDGLGSGNSAFTRVVPTTPKKIQETEQGGLLERLEGLGETVTELFSTISQLREAKESEEKELRQNNADLQSQLHALTLKQASEVSDLKEEIEGLQTKIELQNQALKRKAEKEKELEKLCEEYEASRQLFHSQRSETVSLRREMAELQHSLQMAETEALALREELSKRQTETGQGDSWVEEKILLRKEVRKLTERLLEAEDGKSKLLSRAIRHRAVFEENLRKSDQELKGLDEMIEAVRRTLSSIPNVVANCEELKNLQTYLG; encoded by the exons ATGTCGACGCGGAGAAAATCCTCAGCTCATACT CCCGTGGGTGAATTGGTTAGGAAGTCAATTGGAAGGACTCCGCTGAAAGATCTGCAGAATGGGATGAATTTTGCAGTACAGAGTTCCTCTGTATTACCTCCAGCATTCAGCAACCTGAACACAAAG GAGGGCGGAGTTGGTTGCCGTTTTAATTCTGAAGAAAACCCAAACTGCCCAGTTACTGACAACGAGGCCAAAAACGTTCTGGGTTTTAAATCTCCTTTCCTGCCCTTGAGAAAAGCAGAACGAGAGAATAAAATAGTCATGGCTTTAGATTGTCAGAAAGAAAATGAAGAACGGTTGTCCACTAGAGACAATGCTGTGAATTCCCTTACAGCTGTACAGCCAGGTGTGCCTGTAACTCCCCATCGCGGTAACAAACCCTCACTAGAAAAACAGCCTGCCCACTTCTCTGGTGAAAATACAGAAAGCCCTGAAAATCTGGGGGACCTTGAAGAGGCGAGTGTAGAGGCGTGCGACCTACCTGACATGCGAGAAGAGGCCCAAATCTGTGATCAAGAGCTAACTGATACTCTGGAACAGGTGGACAAAGAGACTACCTGTTGTCCCATTCCTCTAAAGGAAGATACTTTGAAAGACACATCGTTCCTGGAGGAGAGCATAATCAATTCCATTGAGgttctgtttcagacccctcaaACTATGAAAACAGCCAATACTGAGATCAGTGTCATGGACCCTCAACACAGTAACAGCAGTGTTTGTGAACCTTCCTTAAACCACGAAGAGAAAGCCGGGATCTTTTCTGGTGCCATAAGCACCGTGCCCATTGCTGATCCTTCAGCCCAGCAGAATATCGAAACCCGCTCCAGTTTAGTGGTACTAACAGACAGTGGAACCCTAACTAGCCCACAGGAGAGATGTGATGCAGAAACAAACACGAGTTCCTTCTTGGCTGTTCCAGTTCCAGAAATATGTGTTAGTCTTTACGAAAATACAATGGAAGATCAAGAACAACATCCTATCTGCACTAGACCCAGCAGGCAAATAGATGCAGAGTTCAGTCCGCAGGGGACCCAGGTAATTGAGCCGTGTTCCAGTCTGATTGTGGATAGAGAGGAGGATGCTCCATTGAACTCTTCTGTTTCTGCACAAGATCTGTGTCGACTTGAAGAAAAAGAACAGGATTTTGCTTCAAGCTTTTCAGAAGGCGAGTGTCCAATAGGTGCTGCAGATGGCTCTTGCTTTGTAAACCGTCCCTGCTCGGCCGATGCTGTGGAAGCAGTTCTGGGAACACCTGTGTTGTCTGCAAGCCCAACTCCTGCAGAAAACGAACAGAGATCCTTAGCCTGCGGACCAGAGTCTTTGGCTGCTCCATTGGCTGATGAGCAGAGTCATGTGTCTTCAACAGATGAGGGGACCTCCAAAGCGCACCACCCTGCTGGCTTGGAAGGTGAAGAACAGCAAGAAGATGAAATTGCAGCTGAAGCACTTGCTTCTGAGCTAAACACAACTCTTCAGCTCTCAATCAAGACTGAAGAGTCCCTTGAAAGCTGTGCAGGTGAAAGCCGGTCGCTATCCCAAGGCACGTCAGGCTTCTATTCAAGCCCCAATTCAGAAGCAGAGGGTGGCAACATTCAGAAGTCTTTTGTAAATGATTTGTTTTCAAGCCCCTCAGAAAGGGCTCCTGTGCTAAGTAAATCTCTCCAGTTGGCTGGCTGTCCTCTCCTGCTGTCAGCCAAGCGAGGGGTTCAAAAACAAGGCAACACAGAAGATATTTCCCTAGCTGATTTAAAAGAAGTTGGGAGCAGCACTGTTGGCAGTGAACCAGTAGCTGAACTGCTTCCGGCTCCAAATGTTGCCTCCACCCCCTCCAGCCCAGTGACTGGGTCCGACTCTGAATCCTTACGAAGGGGGAAGAGGAAATTAGAAAGCCCTGGTGCGTGCAGTTTAGCCAAACTACAACTGACCTGCCGCTCAAAAGGTATCGACAGCCCAGTGCCCCAGCTGCAAATGAACTCCACTGTTGATGCAAGCCCCAAAACGCAGATTGACTGGGATATTAGTCTGTTAACCGCAGCTTCCTCAGAGGAGCTATGTGCAGAAGGGGAGACTCCTGATAAGCTGTCcgctgcagaagagctgggagCACTGCAGAAGAAAGTGGAGGTTTCCAAAGCGTCTCCCGTTCTCAGGACAGACGGGCGTCGCTTCGGCTCCTCTCAAACGGCAGCCAGGGCTCTGAAACAGCTTCTGCTGATGATGGAGACGGAGATGACGATGAACACTAGTCACGAGGTCGGGACCTGTGTCACTCCAGTGGAACGTGCCACTGCCACCACGTGGATCACCCCAGTGACCTTGCACGAGCGCGGCGCCAACACGTCCGGGGTGTTTGAAAGGAAGAGGGAGGTCTCTGTGAATGAAAGCGGCACCAACACAGATTCTCTACTGTGGAa CCTACCCAGGGATACTCTGAGCTCAGCCCCCAGGCAGGAACTGGAGAAGCGGCTGGAGTCGGCTCTCATTGTGGCGGAGGTGCTTTCCCAGCAGCTCATCGCATCAAGGGAATCCCAGAGCAAGGCAGCCAGCGTGGGGCCTTCTGAACAGAGGGATCGCCTCGTTCAGACTGACCACACAGAGTTCAGCCAG GTTGAACAGCAATACAGAAAGCTTTACACTAAAGCAGTGGATAGAATTCAATCCTTGGAACTGGAACATGAAGAAAGGCTTCATCTACACCGAAGAATGTCAGAAGTGCGGAGTGAGATG AATCGCAATTTCACAGACGTCAATGATACACTTTCAGTTATTAATGAAATCTGCACCATTGCCAGTGAGGACAAGAAAGCCATGACTAAACAG ATGGTTCAGATGAAGGAACTTCACAGCAGAAATATGAAGatgctgaaaaaaatgaaagaggCAACGCAGGAGAGTGTTCAGGAGAGGGATGCAATGCAGCGTAGAATGGAGGGTGCTCTCAAAGCCCAGCAAGCG GCCTGCTGTGTCACTGAGGCGCTGAGGTCCCGTTCCACTGCGCGAATAAGAGAACTAGAGCTGGATGGAGACGGCTATCAAGCCCTCTGCAAAGCCCTGAAGCCTGCCTACCAGGAGCAG atttctcTGAAGAGAGAATATGTGGAATCAGTTCAAACTGCAGAAGAGCTCTATGTGGCTGTGAAAGAAGATCAATCGAAGCTCAAACTACAG CTGAGAGAAGCCCGGGGTATCCTTCAGCAGAACCGTCAGGTTCTATCCGCTCTGCATGAGAGAGCACAGGACGCTATGAGTCAGTGGGAGGCCATGAGACTGGAAGTGGAGGATGCAGTCCTGCAGAAGGAACAG ATCCAGGGTGAACTCACGCAGGCAAACTCGGAACTTGAAGATGCCAGGAATACGATTGGAGACCTGAATGTGCACAACGCCATTTTCAATTCGG AGGTTAAAGTTCTCAGAGAGCGACTGAGCAACGTTGAGCAGGAACACGACCAGCTACAGCACAGGAATGAGAACCTGTCCATACAGCTGTCCTCCGCTGAAGCCTCACAGGCACTCCTGCAGCAAGCCTTCGCTGCAGAGACGGAAAA GGTTCAAGTGTCTTGGGAGAAGAACCAAGAGTTGACTGAGATCCTTAATCA CATGGAGAGGGTGCTGGGAGACACTCAGCAGGAGAATACCGACCTCAAGGCTAGACTGGAGGAGTGTGAAACACAGCTGACCCTCCTTCAGGGGCTTCAGCAAAAACAAACCCAGAAGCTCCAGCACATGCAGGAACTGCAGAAGCAGGTCTCGTCCATGAAGGATCTCAATGAG TTTATTCAGCAGGAGAACCAGCTGTCCCGTGAGCAGGTAGCAGAAACTGAGGTCCTGCTGAAATCTCACCTGCATGCTCTCCGGGAGCGCAACCTGGAATGTGAAGACTTAAGAGAAACTCTGTCTCTGCTGAG GATAGAAAAAGAGAACTTGCAAGAGGAACTGGACAGTACGAAGGCCAAGGCTCGCACCATGATGCTCGATATGGGAAAAGAGATCAACACGGCCTCCTCTGAAATCACTCTTCTGCAAGAGAGACTCAAGAACCTCATGAGCTATCTGCAGGCTGCACTGGAGGGGCAG AAACCTGGCTCCCCTGTAAAACAAAGCGCCCCCAAGCTGTGTGCACAAACTCCCTATCGGGCTGCTGGGGCTTCCTTTGTTGGCAGTGTATTGGTGGCCATTGCTGGAGAAGAAGCCAACGACCCCAGCCGCACTGACACAG ATTCAGAAGAGCAAAAGCCGGATGGTCTGGGCAGTGGAAACAGTGCGTTTACTCGTGTTGTGCCGACTACTCCAAAGAAAATACAAG AAACTGAGCAGGGGGGtctgttggagagactggaaggTTTGGGAGAGACCGTGACTGAGCTCTTCTCCACCATATCCCAGCTCCGAGAAGCCAAGGAATCTGAGGAGAAGGAGCTCCGACAGAACAA CGCCGACCTACAGAGCCAGCTGCATGCTTTGACTCTCAAGCAGGCGTCTGAAGTGAGCGATCTGAAAGAGGAGATTGAAGGGCTGCAGACTAAAATAGAGCTTCAAAACCAGGCCCTGAAGCGCAAGGCTGAG aaagAGAAGGAGTTGGAGAAGCTTTGTGAGGAGTATGAAGCATCCAGACAGCTCTTTCACAGCCAGAGGTCGGAAACCGTG TCCCTGCGGAGAGAGATGGCTGAGTTGCAGCACTCCCTGCAGATGGCAGAGACCGAGGCCTTGGCCCTGAGAGAAGAGCTGTccaagagacagacagagactggACAGGGGGACAGCTGGGTGGAAGAGAAAATCCTGCTCCGCAAAGAG GTGAGGAAGCTGACGGAACGTCTGCTGGAAGCCGAGGACGGCAAAAGCAAGCTTTTATCACGAGCGATAAGACAC CGGGCTGTGTTTGAGGAGAACCTTCGTAAATCTGATCAGGAGCTGAAGGGTCTGGATGAGATGATCGAGGCTGTCCGAAGG acGCTGTCCTCGATACCGAATGTGGTAGCCAACTGTGAGGAGCTCAAGAACCTGCAAACGTATCTAGGGTGA